From the Alloalcanivorax dieselolei B5 genome, one window contains:
- a CDS encoding TetR/AcrR family transcriptional regulator gives MAARPKHRDRLIHSAVALFRKQGYAATGINDILAAAGAPKGSFYHYFPNGKEQLGEAAVRYAGERVLDTLRDLRRQHGNSADALRAYGELLTGWMAQSGFADGCPLATTLLETTPASRLITDAGREAIQNWRREWETLLIDDGIQADRARPLASLILSALEGALVQARVECHGQAIADACASLADQINALRPKAPEIAPKPL, from the coding sequence ATGGCTGCCCGCCCCAAGCACCGCGACCGCCTGATCCACAGCGCCGTGGCCCTGTTCCGCAAGCAGGGTTACGCCGCTACTGGCATCAACGACATCCTGGCCGCCGCTGGCGCCCCCAAAGGCTCGTTCTACCATTACTTTCCCAACGGCAAGGAACAGCTTGGCGAAGCCGCCGTGCGCTACGCCGGGGAACGGGTACTGGATACGTTGCGTGACCTGCGCCGCCAGCATGGCAATAGCGCCGACGCACTGCGCGCCTATGGTGAGCTGCTGACCGGTTGGATGGCGCAATCCGGTTTCGCCGATGGCTGCCCGCTGGCCACCACCCTGCTGGAAACCACGCCCGCTTCCCGCCTCATCACCGACGCCGGCCGCGAAGCCATACAGAATTGGCGCCGCGAATGGGAAACCTTGCTGATCGACGACGGCATCCAGGCCGACCGCGCCCGCCCTCTGGCGTCCCTGATCCTCTCCGCTCTGGAAGGCGCCCTGGTCCAAGCCCGGGTGGAATGCCACGGTCAGGCCATCGCCGACGCCTGCGCCAGCCTGGCGGACCAGATCAACGCCCTGCGTCCTAAAGCCCCGGAGATAGCCCCGAAGCCACTGTAG
- a CDS encoding sigma-70 family RNA polymerase sigma factor gives MMTNAMQTDIGSLYRDHAHWLLGWLRRRLGGDGAEAADLVQDTYVRLMVSGRFPAPDQSRAFLARIADGLMIDMHRRRRLELAYREALAALPEESAPSAEQRAVILETLTRIDQALDGLPSKVREAFLCSRFEGLTYSRIAERLGVSHGSVRKYMLRAAQCCLLALNEFEPV, from the coding sequence ATGATGACGAACGCCATGCAAACCGACATCGGTTCGCTGTATCGCGATCATGCCCATTGGTTACTGGGCTGGCTGCGCCGGCGCCTGGGCGGTGACGGCGCCGAAGCCGCCGATCTGGTCCAGGACACCTATGTCCGGCTGATGGTCTCCGGCCGCTTTCCGGCGCCGGATCAGTCGCGAGCGTTCCTGGCCCGCATCGCCGATGGTCTGATGATCGATATGCACCGCCGGCGCCGGCTGGAGCTGGCCTACCGGGAAGCCCTGGCGGCACTGCCGGAAGAAAGCGCGCCTTCCGCCGAACAGCGTGCCGTGATCCTGGAAACCCTGACCCGCATTGATCAGGCCCTGGACGGTTTGCCATCCAAGGTGCGCGAGGCGTTTCTCTGTTCCCGTTTCGAGGGGCTGACCTATAGCCGCATCGCCGAGCGTTTGGGCGTCTCCCATGGGTCCGTTCGCAAGTATATGCTGCGTGCCGCCCAGTGCTGTCTGTTGGCGCTGAACGAATTCGAACCGGTATGA
- a CDS encoding PaaI family thioesterase: protein MSDLAVPAGYQRHRRASGLTAPWEPIFIRHHDHGLSLAIRADQPHANSRGFVHGGLISALADNAMGLSCADRLGGISGLVTVSMTLDFLGSARLGQWVEIRAEATRTGPSLNFAAAQVWADDTLCARATAVFKALAPRPSAETSA from the coding sequence ATGTCCGACCTCGCCGTCCCCGCCGGTTATCAGCGGCACCGCCGCGCCAGCGGGCTCACCGCGCCCTGGGAGCCGATTTTCATCCGCCATCATGATCACGGGCTCAGCCTCGCCATCCGCGCCGACCAGCCCCATGCCAACAGCCGGGGCTTTGTTCATGGCGGCCTGATCTCAGCACTGGCGGACAACGCCATGGGGCTCAGTTGCGCCGACCGGCTGGGAGGTATTTCCGGCCTCGTCACGGTGAGCATGACGCTGGATTTCCTGGGCAGCGCCCGCCTCGGCCAATGGGTGGAAATCCGTGCCGAGGCCACCCGGACCGGGCCTTCCCTGAACTTCGCCGCCGCCCAGGTATGGGCGGACGACACTCTGTGCGCCCGCGCCACCGCCGTCTTCAAGGCGTTGGCACCGCGCCCTTCAGCGGAGACCTCAGCATGA
- a CDS encoding PepSY-associated TM helix domain-containing protein has translation MNGSLRQSMAWLHTWSGLLLGWLLVAVFVTGTSAYYREEISLWMEPELHQSVRSDDTVDLAWQTLGRIAADARSWDISLPDARNPAVQLRWQPAGEEQPRQGGGRNRGEQVWMDAGSGEVLTPRETRGGHFLYRFHFELYGVPRLWARWLICIATMFMLVAIISGVITHKKLFKDFFTFRPGKGQRSWLDAHNASAVLALPFHFMITYSGLLLFMVMLMPWGIDAAYDGDRRAFFDEAFPRSTETPGPAGGPADMVAIGPLAAATAARFERPVSRIEVQHPNRENARIRISVEQDVTISGRRRGGSPTQVFQGSSGGLLETIEPREAPAPLMGKVYNVMTNLHLVRFADPVVRLLFFFSGLAGSAMVATGMLLWVSKRTQQLRRQQPGAALKLVNGLNMASITGLLAAIGAYFAANRLLPPALAERSSWEIRVFFLVWLASLVHGLLRPHRRGWIEQLAVITVLWLALPFVDMATTNSHLFSAAAWRLGALAGFDLICLLLGALWGYTLWRVAKPKQDKRKPARAREPALAEGNA, from the coding sequence ATGAACGGGTCCCTGCGGCAGTCCATGGCCTGGCTGCATACCTGGAGCGGGCTGTTGCTGGGCTGGCTGTTGGTGGCCGTGTTCGTGACCGGCACCAGCGCCTACTACCGCGAGGAAATTTCTCTGTGGATGGAGCCGGAACTGCATCAGTCCGTCCGCTCCGACGACACCGTGGATCTGGCCTGGCAAACCCTGGGGCGGATCGCCGCCGATGCCCGTTCCTGGGATATATCCCTGCCGGATGCCCGCAATCCGGCGGTACAACTGCGATGGCAGCCCGCCGGAGAGGAGCAGCCGCGCCAGGGCGGGGGCCGTAACCGTGGCGAGCAGGTGTGGATGGACGCCGGCAGCGGCGAAGTGCTCACGCCGCGCGAAACCCGCGGCGGCCATTTCCTCTACCGCTTCCACTTCGAACTGTACGGCGTGCCACGTCTATGGGCGCGCTGGCTGATTTGTATCGCCACCATGTTCATGCTGGTGGCGATCATCAGCGGGGTGATCACCCACAAGAAGCTCTTCAAGGATTTCTTCACCTTCCGCCCGGGCAAGGGACAGCGATCCTGGCTCGACGCCCATAACGCCAGCGCCGTTCTGGCGCTGCCGTTTCACTTCATGATCACCTACTCGGGGCTGCTGCTGTTCATGGTGATGCTGATGCCGTGGGGCATCGACGCCGCCTACGATGGCGACCGCCGCGCGTTCTTCGACGAGGCGTTTCCGCGTTCCACGGAGACACCCGGGCCGGCCGGCGGGCCGGCGGATATGGTCGCTATCGGCCCGCTGGCCGCGGCCACCGCCGCCCGCTTCGAACGCCCGGTGAGCCGTATCGAAGTGCAGCATCCCAACCGCGAAAACGCGCGGATTCGCATCAGCGTCGAGCAGGACGTGACCATTAGCGGACGCCGTCGCGGCGGCTCGCCCACCCAGGTATTCCAGGGTTCCAGCGGCGGTCTGCTGGAAACCATCGAACCACGGGAAGCGCCGGCTCCGCTGATGGGCAAGGTCTACAATGTTATGACCAACCTTCATCTGGTGCGCTTCGCCGACCCGGTGGTGCGGCTGTTGTTCTTCTTTTCCGGACTGGCCGGCTCGGCCATGGTGGCCACCGGCATGCTGCTCTGGGTGTCGAAACGCACCCAGCAACTGCGCCGGCAACAGCCGGGCGCCGCACTGAAACTGGTGAACGGTCTCAACATGGCGTCGATCACCGGCCTGCTGGCCGCCATCGGCGCCTACTTCGCCGCCAACCGATTGCTGCCGCCGGCCCTGGCTGAGCGCTCCTCCTGGGAGATCCGGGTGTTTTTCCTGGTCTGGCTGGCGAGCCTGGTGCATGGTCTGCTGCGCCCGCATCGTCGCGGCTGGATCGAGCAACTGGCGGTCATCACGGTGCTGTGGCTGGCCCTGCCGTTCGTGGATATGGCCACCACCAACAGTCACTTGTTCAGCGCCGCCGCCTGGCGCCTGGGCGCTCTGGCCGGCTTCGATCTGATCTGCCTGTTGCTCGGCGCCCTGTGGGGCTACACGCTTTGGCGGGTGGCAAAGCCCAAACAGGACAAACGGAAACCGGCGCGTGCCCGCGAACCGGCCCTGGCGGAGGGCAATGCATGA
- a CDS encoding PQQ-dependent sugar dehydrogenase yields MLFRCFPAFTFFALLSGCADATSPITPESGAPLTVTVLAQGLEHPWSLAFLPGGEFLITERGGTLRRFHDGVLMKEPVPGVPAVVARGQGGLFDVLPHPRFEDNRRLYLSYAKACDGGATTAVGHGEYRDGKLHGFRDVLVADACSDTGQHFGGRLLFDDDGHLFLTIGDRGQRQRAQDTGDHAGSVLRLDQDGAAASGNPFANGGNGRAEIWSWGHRNPQGLALHPDTRQPWLNEHGPRGGDEINAVQPGVNYGWPEITYGREYYGPAIGETRREGLAQPLHYWVPSIAPSGFAFVSGDRYPQWRGDALSGALKLTHLNRVRFEGETPKQEVRYLQQREQRIRDVRQGPEGYLYVLTDSNDGQLLRVETD; encoded by the coding sequence ATGTTGTTCCGTTGCTTCCCGGCGTTTACCTTCTTTGCTTTGCTCAGCGGCTGCGCCGACGCCACCTCCCCCATTACCCCGGAAAGCGGAGCGCCGCTCACCGTCACCGTTCTCGCTCAAGGGCTCGAGCATCCCTGGTCCCTGGCCTTCCTCCCCGGAGGCGAATTTCTGATTACCGAAAGGGGCGGCACGTTGCGCCGTTTCCATGATGGTGTGCTGATGAAGGAACCGGTCCCCGGCGTTCCCGCCGTGGTGGCCCGGGGCCAGGGCGGCCTGTTCGATGTGCTGCCTCACCCCCGCTTCGAGGATAACCGGCGGCTGTATCTGAGCTACGCCAAAGCCTGTGACGGTGGCGCCACCACCGCGGTGGGACACGGCGAATATCGTGACGGAAAATTACACGGCTTCCGTGATGTGCTGGTGGCCGACGCCTGCAGTGATACCGGCCAGCACTTTGGTGGACGGCTGCTGTTCGATGACGACGGCCATCTGTTTCTCACCATCGGCGACCGGGGACAGCGACAGCGGGCCCAGGACACCGGCGATCATGCGGGCAGTGTGTTGCGTCTGGATCAGGATGGCGCCGCCGCCAGCGGTAATCCGTTCGCCAACGGCGGCAACGGCCGCGCGGAAATCTGGAGTTGGGGGCATCGAAACCCCCAGGGCCTGGCGTTACACCCCGACACCCGTCAGCCCTGGCTCAACGAACATGGCCCGCGCGGCGGCGATGAAATCAACGCGGTACAACCGGGAGTGAACTACGGCTGGCCGGAAATCACCTACGGCCGCGAATATTACGGCCCCGCCATCGGCGAGACCCGCCGGGAAGGTCTGGCCCAACCGCTGCACTACTGGGTGCCCTCCATTGCCCCTTCCGGTTTCGCTTTCGTCAGTGGCGACCGCTATCCGCAATGGCGGGGCGATGCGTTATCCGGCGCGCTTAAATTGACGCATCTGAACCGGGTGCGATTTGAGGGCGAGACGCCGAAGCAGGAAGTGCGTTACCTGCAGCAGCGCGAGCAACGTATTCGTGATGTGCGCCAGGGCCCGGAGGGTTACCTGTATGTGCTCACCGACAGCAATGACGGACAACTGCTCCGGGTGGAAACGGACTGA
- a CDS encoding VOC family protein: MSYLRFRQLCLAARQLEPVVEDLAEVFGIQVCHRDPAVQAFGLHNALLPVGNTFIEVVAPVREDTTAGRFLQRRGGDSGYMVILDTDDVDRWGPHVDAQGVRVAAFLGHGDYRGMQLHPKDLGGTLLEINHTRYGESLDGPYNPAGPDWQSFVNTDRVERIVGVELQGGESEAMARRWGSLLRRPVENSGESSGEGQQVTLDNAYLHFVGDRDGRGEGLSGVDILVNDLEAIKERALERGLPVDQSQVSIGGVRFHLVHSEALN, from the coding sequence ATGAGCTATCTTCGCTTCCGTCAGTTGTGTTTGGCGGCCCGCCAGTTGGAGCCCGTGGTGGAGGATCTGGCCGAGGTTTTCGGCATCCAGGTCTGTCATCGGGATCCGGCGGTGCAGGCGTTCGGTCTGCACAATGCGTTGTTGCCGGTGGGCAATACCTTCATCGAAGTGGTGGCGCCGGTTCGCGAGGACACCACCGCCGGCCGCTTTCTGCAACGCCGGGGCGGTGACAGCGGCTACATGGTGATTCTCGATACCGACGATGTGGACCGCTGGGGCCCCCATGTGGATGCGCAAGGCGTGCGGGTGGCCGCTTTTCTCGGGCACGGTGACTATCGGGGCATGCAACTGCATCCCAAGGATCTGGGCGGCACTCTGCTGGAAATCAATCACACCCGTTACGGTGAATCTCTGGACGGCCCCTATAATCCGGCCGGGCCGGATTGGCAGAGTTTCGTTAACACTGACCGGGTGGAACGCATCGTCGGGGTCGAGTTGCAGGGCGGAGAATCGGAGGCCATGGCGCGCCGCTGGGGAAGCCTGTTGCGCCGGCCGGTGGAGAATAGTGGAGAAAGCAGCGGCGAAGGCCAGCAGGTCACACTGGACAATGCCTATCTGCATTTCGTCGGTGATCGGGATGGACGCGGTGAAGGATTGAGTGGCGTGGATATCCTGGTGAATGACCTGGAGGCCATCAAGGAGCGCGCTCTTGAGCGTGGCCTGCCGGTGGACCAAAGCCAGGTCAGCATTGGTGGCGTCCGTTTCCACCTGGTTCATTCCGAAGCCTTGAACTGA
- a CDS encoding glutathione S-transferase family protein yields the protein MLKLHGFSASNYVNMVKFALLEKGMAFEQVNDYPSQEASFLDISPMGKVPVLETDQGFLAETNVILEYIDETGEGPALYPADPFQRAQVKELAKLIELYIELPARRCYPEVFFGGKVSDETKQQTRDALIKGAAALKRVAKFDPFVAGAQLTAADAVLLYSLDLAAGIAGKLFDLDLLAEIPDSKALLEQLNQRDSARQVDEERKAGMAEFMAHVRGGK from the coding sequence ATGCTCAAACTGCATGGCTTCAGTGCCAGCAACTACGTCAACATGGTGAAGTTCGCGCTGCTGGAAAAAGGCATGGCCTTCGAGCAGGTCAACGACTACCCGTCCCAGGAAGCCTCCTTTCTCGACATCAGCCCCATGGGCAAGGTGCCGGTGCTGGAAACCGACCAGGGCTTTCTCGCCGAAACCAACGTGATCCTGGAATACATCGATGAAACCGGCGAGGGCCCGGCGCTGTATCCCGCCGATCCGTTCCAGCGCGCCCAGGTCAAGGAGCTGGCCAAGCTGATCGAGTTGTATATCGAACTGCCGGCCCGCCGCTGCTATCCGGAGGTGTTCTTCGGCGGCAAGGTCAGCGACGAAACCAAGCAACAGACACGGGACGCGCTGATCAAAGGCGCCGCCGCCCTGAAGCGGGTGGCGAAGTTCGATCCGTTCGTGGCCGGCGCCCAACTTACCGCCGCCGACGCCGTCCTGCTCTACAGTCTGGATCTGGCCGCCGGTATCGCCGGCAAGCTGTTTGATCTGGACCTGCTGGCGGAGATCCCCGACAGCAAGGCGCTGCTTGAGCAACTCAACCAAAGAGACAGCGCGCGCCAGGTGGACGAGGAGCGCAAGGCCGGCATGGCCGAGTTTATGGCCCACGTGCGCGGCGGCAAGTAA
- a CDS encoding DUF3325 domain-containing protein: MTVLLALALGYTGLTCLALGMKRHHQELLGRKPTEARLRLFKAAGWLLILATTAACLMLWPLGLALSMVPILVTLVGLPLIFLLPYRPALARHLAWALPLVAGGLAVGGLG, from the coding sequence ATGACGGTCCTGTTGGCTCTCGCGCTCGGTTATACCGGTCTCACCTGTCTTGCCCTGGGCATGAAACGTCACCATCAGGAACTGCTTGGGCGCAAACCCACCGAAGCGCGGCTGCGGCTGTTCAAGGCCGCCGGCTGGCTGCTGATCCTGGCCACCACCGCCGCCTGCCTGATGCTGTGGCCGCTGGGGCTGGCCTTGTCCATGGTGCCCATTCTGGTGACCCTGGTCGGGCTGCCACTGATCTTTCTGCTGCCCTACCGGCCGGCGCTGGCACGTCATCTGGCCTGGGCGCTGCCGCTGGTCGCCGGCGGCCTGGCGGTGGGCGGCCTGGGCTGA
- a CDS encoding DUF3649 domain-containing protein, translated as MSQLKNATRLSVASRTIAAMLGGYALSAAATAALSLGLPMPRVDAVITASVLSFLIYGVAVIWAFACATTARAWAGIAIPALLCGALVWLLGPAS; from the coding sequence ATGTCCCAATTGAAGAACGCCACCCGGCTGTCGGTGGCGTCGCGCACAATCGCCGCGATGCTGGGGGGATACGCACTGAGCGCCGCCGCCACCGCCGCCCTCAGCCTGGGGCTGCCGATGCCCCGCGTGGATGCGGTGATCACCGCCTCGGTGCTGTCGTTTCTCATCTACGGCGTGGCGGTGATCTGGGCCTTCGCCTGCGCCACCACCGCCCGCGCCTGGGCCGGCATCGCCATCCCCGCCCTGCTGTGCGGCGCTCTGGTCTGGCTGCTGGGGCCAGCATCATGA
- the pdxR gene encoding MocR-like pyridoxine biosynthesis transcription factor PdxR — protein sequence MQIHLPLSGTGTVPQRLYRDLRLALAEGRLAPGERLPPSRALAAELGIARQAVVDTYERLVAEGFFEARRGAGTFVRRLPPVVTGEQVEPGVGPGRHWRPLPVWGDREAPRRYNFAGGVTDRRLLPMTDWRRAVMRALREEARDRTLQGECQGYLGLREGISHYLGYSRGLPCAADEVMVTQGAMQGMDLLSRVRIVPGAVVAVEEPGYPPARWVFESYGARVVGVPVDEQGLCVDQVPEAASMIYVTPSHQFPLGMPMTLERRLQLLDFVRGRDVLIVEDDYDGEFRFDGRSLEALKSLDRHQQVVYLGSFSKVLHADLRLGYMIMPKGLQAALRQAKSLTDGRAPNLMQKALANLIEEGAFARHLRRMQRLYQRRRQRLLEALAQRPDLWNCLPQVAGIHLTLEFRQSVDKLEARLLGAGINAEDLGGFHASSEGTKGLLIGFGMIDDEDIEVGVRALARALSA from the coding sequence TTGCAAATCCATCTACCGCTGAGTGGCACCGGCACGGTACCCCAGCGGCTCTACCGCGACCTGCGCTTGGCTCTGGCGGAGGGCCGTCTGGCCCCCGGCGAGCGGTTGCCACCCAGCCGCGCATTGGCGGCGGAGCTGGGTATCGCCCGGCAGGCGGTGGTGGATACCTATGAACGTTTGGTTGCCGAGGGCTTTTTTGAAGCGCGCCGGGGTGCCGGAACCTTTGTCCGTCGGCTGCCACCGGTGGTGACCGGCGAACAGGTGGAACCGGGAGTGGGGCCGGGCCGGCACTGGCGTCCGTTACCTGTATGGGGAGACCGGGAGGCGCCGCGGCGCTATAACTTCGCCGGTGGCGTGACCGACCGGCGTTTGCTGCCGATGACGGATTGGCGTCGGGCGGTGATGCGTGCGCTGCGTGAGGAAGCCCGGGATCGCACCCTGCAGGGCGAGTGCCAGGGGTACCTCGGTTTGCGCGAAGGGATCTCCCATTACCTGGGTTACAGTCGCGGTTTGCCGTGCGCGGCGGACGAAGTAATGGTCACCCAGGGGGCCATGCAGGGGATGGATTTGCTATCCCGGGTGCGGATCGTGCCGGGAGCGGTGGTGGCGGTGGAGGAGCCGGGCTATCCGCCGGCGCGCTGGGTGTTTGAATCCTATGGCGCCCGTGTGGTGGGGGTGCCGGTGGATGAGCAGGGGTTGTGCGTGGACCAGGTGCCGGAGGCGGCTTCGATGATCTATGTGACGCCTTCCCACCAGTTTCCCCTGGGCATGCCGATGACCCTGGAACGGCGGCTGCAATTGCTGGACTTCGTTCGCGGGCGTGACGTGCTGATCGTCGAGGACGATTACGATGGTGAGTTCCGCTTCGACGGCCGTTCCCTGGAAGCGCTCAAGAGTCTGGACCGGCACCAGCAGGTGGTGTATCTCGGCTCATTCTCCAAGGTGCTGCATGCGGATCTGAGACTCGGCTACATGATCATGCCGAAGGGGCTGCAAGCAGCGCTGCGCCAGGCCAAGAGCCTGACCGACGGGCGCGCGCCCAATCTGATGCAAAAAGCTCTGGCCAATCTGATTGAGGAGGGCGCTTTCGCCCGGCACCTGCGCCGCATGCAGAGGCTTTATCAGCGGCGGCGGCAGCGACTGCTGGAGGCACTGGCGCAACGGCCGGATCTGTGGAACTGTCTGCCTCAGGTGGCCGGAATTCATTTGACGCTGGAATTCCGGCAATCGGTGGACAAGCTGGAAGCCCGGTTGCTCGGAGCGGGCATAAACGCGGAAGATCTCGGGGGCTTTCACGCTTCGTCCGAAGGGACGAAGGGACTGCTGATCGGCTTCGGTATGATTGATGACGAGGACATTGAGGTCGGCGTGCGCGCGCTGGCGCGGGCCTTATCGGCTTAA
- a CDS encoding DUF4880 domain-containing protein, which yields MSDALPGSLRQYADRHGLDVASLQAALDWQVLFWSGEQQAADQERWRHWLNANADHRHAWEAVARMAGTLGTLSPQVAHRTLKQPAAVSRRRVLGALAVAGLGSMLMFAGTGGGLWQRAMADYRCARGEQQRVRLEDGSSLILNTASAVSVDFGNSRRRITLAPESEIALDTRPSALDDTGPLALALPAALLSVQNTWLTARDLGQGAGTVGVLAGRAQLVTAYPRQAAVTLNAGQQAHFDRDGLSVTPLSRQRALAWTRGVLQADRWRLADFLDELSRYRDGVLYCDDEVADLIVSGAYPLKDTDYVLESLARALPVAIHYRTPWLVRVGAV from the coding sequence ATGAGCGACGCCTTACCCGGCTCCCTGCGCCAGTACGCCGACCGCCATGGTCTGGACGTCGCCAGCCTGCAAGCCGCTCTGGACTGGCAGGTGCTGTTCTGGTCCGGGGAACAACAAGCGGCGGATCAGGAACGTTGGCGCCACTGGCTCAACGCCAACGCGGATCACCGTCACGCTTGGGAAGCGGTGGCGCGGATGGCGGGCACGCTGGGGACGCTGAGCCCGCAAGTGGCGCACCGTACTTTGAAGCAGCCAGCGGCGGTCAGCCGGCGCCGGGTGCTTGGCGCCCTGGCGGTGGCGGGGTTGGGCTCAATGCTGATGTTCGCCGGGACGGGGGGCGGGCTCTGGCAAAGAGCGATGGCGGATTACCGTTGTGCCCGTGGCGAACAGCAGCGGGTCCGGCTGGAAGATGGCTCGTCACTGATACTGAACACCGCCAGCGCCGTGTCGGTGGATTTCGGCAACAGCCGGCGCCGAATCACCCTGGCGCCGGAAAGTGAAATAGCCCTGGATACGCGCCCCTCCGCCCTGGACGACACCGGCCCGTTGGCGCTGGCCCTGCCGGCGGCATTGCTGAGTGTGCAAAACACCTGGCTGACCGCCCGCGACCTGGGTCAGGGGGCTGGCACCGTGGGCGTGCTGGCCGGCAGGGCGCAGCTGGTTACCGCTTATCCACGGCAGGCCGCCGTCACTCTGAATGCCGGCCAGCAGGCTCATTTTGATCGGGATGGGCTGTCGGTGACGCCATTGTCCCGGCAGCGGGCGCTGGCCTGGACCCGCGGCGTATTGCAGGCGGACCGTTGGCGGCTGGCGGATTTTCTCGATGAGCTGAGCCGTTACCGCGACGGTGTGCTCTATTGCGACGATGAGGTGGCGGACCTGATTGTTTCCGGCGCCTACCCGCTCAAGGATACCGACTATGTGCTGGAATCCCTGGCCCGGGCGCTGCCGGTGGCGATTCATTACCGCACTCCCTGGCTGGTGCGCGTGGGGGCGGTCTAG
- a CDS encoding glucose 1-dehydrogenase: MRDEQLAGKVILITGAGGGIGRVTAESLGAAGARLMLSDIDAHAVESTAAAIREAGGTARAMAVDVTRADQVSALVQATLEAYERLDGAFNNAGVEEENAKIVAVEESLFDRIIDINVKGVWLCMKYQIAAMAKQGDGGSIVNTASIAGLVGAPKRAAYAASKHAVVGLTKSVAAEYARQNIRVNAVCPGIIRTAMMERAISQVERDDGIDAEQQRRLHAALHPMGRVGEATEVAQAVQWLLSDASSFVTGHQLSVDGGLTAL, translated from the coding sequence ATGCGGGATGAACAACTGGCCGGCAAGGTCATTCTGATCACCGGTGCCGGCGGCGGCATCGGTCGGGTCACGGCGGAAAGCCTGGGCGCGGCGGGAGCACGATTGATGCTGTCCGATATCGACGCACACGCCGTGGAGTCCACCGCCGCCGCCATCCGCGAAGCCGGCGGCACCGCCAGAGCCATGGCCGTGGATGTCACCCGCGCGGATCAGGTGTCCGCCCTGGTGCAGGCCACGCTGGAGGCCTATGAACGTCTGGATGGCGCTTTCAACAACGCCGGTGTGGAGGAAGAAAACGCCAAGATCGTGGCCGTGGAAGAGAGCCTGTTCGACCGCATCATCGATATCAATGTCAAAGGCGTGTGGCTGTGCATGAAATACCAGATCGCCGCCATGGCCAAACAGGGTGACGGTGGCAGCATCGTCAATACCGCGTCCATCGCCGGCCTGGTGGGCGCTCCCAAGCGCGCCGCCTACGCCGCCAGCAAACACGCGGTGGTGGGATTGACCAAGAGCGTGGCGGCGGAATACGCCCGTCAGAACATTCGCGTCAACGCGGTCTGTCCAGGCATCATCCGTACCGCCATGATGGAGCGTGCCATCTCTCAGGTGGAGCGCGACGACGGCATCGACGCCGAACAGCAACGGCGCCTGCACGCGGCGCTGCATCCCATGGGCCGTGTCGGTGAAGCAACGGAAGTGGCGCAGGCGGTTCAGTGGTTGCTGTCGGACGCGTCCTCTTTCGTCACCGGTCATCAACTGTCGGTGGACGGTGGCCTGACCGCGCTATAA
- a CDS encoding PaaI family thioesterase, whose amino-acid sequence MSDTPEILERIRALSRLAPFNNWLNLEVHRIESGEAELHLRWRDEFAQYSGFLHAALIGGLIDTACGFAAASQVGNVTASQFSVRCLRPAVAETFVARARVLKAGRRQVFVNAELGDLADTDGTPFAVGEALMVPIPS is encoded by the coding sequence ATGAGCGACACCCCAGAGATACTGGAACGCATCCGCGCCCTGTCCCGTCTGGCGCCCTTCAATAACTGGCTTAATCTCGAGGTACACCGAATCGAATCCGGTGAGGCGGAGCTGCACTTGAGATGGCGCGACGAGTTCGCCCAATACAGTGGTTTTTTGCATGCCGCTCTGATTGGCGGTCTGATCGATACCGCCTGCGGCTTCGCCGCCGCGTCACAAGTCGGCAACGTCACCGCTTCACAATTTTCCGTGCGCTGCCTGAGACCGGCGGTGGCGGAAACTTTCGTGGCACGCGCCCGGGTGCTCAAGGCCGGCCGGCGGCAGGTGTTCGTGAACGCCGAACTGGGCGACCTGGCGGACACCGATGGAACACCGTTCGCGGTCGGCGAGGCCTTGATGGTGCCCATTCCGTCCTGA